The nucleotide sequence CTGCCCTGGCAAGGCCTAAAGGCTGCCACCAAGAAGCAGAAGTATGAAAAGATCAGCGAGAAGAAGATGTCCACCCCCGTGGAGGTGCTCTGCCAGGGGTTCCCGGCCGAATTCGCCATGTATCTCAACTACTGCCGTGGCCTTCGCTTCGAAGAGGCTCCCGATTACATGTACCTGAGGCAGCTGTTTCGCATTCTTTTCAGAACTCTGAACCACCAGTACGACTACACCTTCGACTGGACAATGTTAAAGCAGAAAATGACCTAAAGGACTGGCTCTGGGTTAGTGGGTGAGGGTTAGCCGACCCCCTAGGATCCCACAGAGAAACATATGAAGTAGAGCAGATGATCAGAGCAGATCGTGTTACTCCCCCAATGTAGACCTTTTAGTTCACATGTACACTTTGCCAGTGGTTGTGGGTAACCATTTACTTGGTGTAAAGATCCTAATTTCAGTCTAAACTGACTCTGGTCAGCACTGGTCCACCATTCAGAGTTGTAGCTGCTGTGTTTGTGAATATTAACTGACATAGTGAGACATGCTGTTCAGTTTTCTATTGCATTTTTCCAGGAGAAAAGTTTAACTAAATGGTTGACACACAGGCAGTGGAGAGAAATTGTGTATATGCCAATTTTCTGTTACCTTCTGTTTGGATCCGATCCTAACCCTACATTGTGCTTTGAAATCTTGTTTCAAAAGAATGGCATGAACAGTTTTCAACCATGGTTGTGATAATTGTAAATGCTACAATTGTACACTTGTGAAATTTCgttctgtttctccctccctgGGGTTTGACTGTTGTAAACTTAAACATTCTTACATTTGTTGGCTTCTATGTGCAAAGGCAGCTGACAAGGCAGTAACCAAAGATTCCAGTTTTTAAGCATCTGAAAGACTCTGCCTGCTTAATGTGCTATAGATATAACAACATCATCTAAGTGAAGACTTAAGAAAACCTTAGTGACGACTACTAGATTATCTGTAGTGCTCTGCATTAACTCTAACGTTCTCGGTATTCACAAAGAAAAATAGCCTCTTGGTCACAAATTTTGTTAACATCTTA is from Gracilinanus agilis isolate LMUSP501 unplaced genomic scaffold, AgileGrace unplaced_scaffold5184, whole genome shotgun sequence and encodes:
- the LOC123255769 gene encoding casein kinase I-like, with amino-acid sequence RDIKPDNFLMGIGAHCNKLFLIDFGLAKKYRDNRTRQHIPYREDKNLTGTARYASINAHLGIEQSRRDDMESLGYVLMYFNKSSLPWQGLKAATKKQKYEKISEKKMSTPVEVLCQGFPAEFAMYLNYCRGLRFEEAPDYMYLRQLFRILFRTLNHQYDYTFDWTMLKQKMT